The following are encoded together in the Leuconostoc mesenteroides subsp. mesenteroides ATCC 8293 genome:
- a CDS encoding phospho-sugar mutase encodes MSYKEALKKWQEATLPDYLAADLEKYTPDQQEDAFYQNLSFGTAGMRGVLGAGTNRMNVFTVRQVTEALARYIDEQGSDAKKRGVAISFDSRHFSPEFASNAAQVLSAHGIKSFLFSSLRPTPELSFTVRELHAFAGIMITASHNPKEYNGYKVYGEDGGQMVPEAVDAVVNELANITDIFNIALDEDNKNVQIIDDEIDNKYLKKMETVTVNADLVAKEGASLKFVYSPLHGTGQYIGEKALQQAGFTNYTIVKEQAVIDGDFPTVKKPNPEDAAALSLAIEYAKRDGADAVVATDPDADRMGAAVKLADGTFQILTGNQIAAVLVNYLLTAKKDTNTLPTNGSIVTSIVSSRFASKVAESFGVETADVLTGFKYIAATIDQFEETKSNTFLFGFEESFGYLVKPFSHDKDAIQALVLFAEVAAYYKSQGKTFADGLYELFEKFGYFEEKTISLDFPGIHGNDEMAAIIAGFRDNQPAEIGGVKVARVQDFSTSVETSKDGSTAKLSQPKANVLKYWLDDGSWVALRPSGTEPKLKFYIGVESESQQESQAKIDIISADLMKRAK; translated from the coding sequence ATGAGTTATAAAGAAGCACTTAAAAAATGGCAAGAAGCGACTTTACCAGATTATTTGGCTGCTGATTTAGAAAAATACACACCAGACCAGCAGGAAGACGCTTTTTATCAAAATCTAAGTTTTGGTACAGCTGGAATGCGCGGTGTATTGGGTGCAGGGACAAACCGCATGAATGTTTTCACAGTTCGTCAAGTAACTGAAGCTTTGGCGCGTTACATTGATGAGCAAGGATCAGATGCAAAAAAGCGTGGCGTAGCAATCAGTTTTGATTCGCGTCATTTTTCGCCTGAATTTGCTTCAAATGCGGCACAAGTATTGTCGGCACACGGAATTAAGAGTTTCCTTTTTAGTTCGTTGCGTCCAACACCAGAATTGTCATTTACTGTACGTGAATTACACGCTTTCGCCGGCATTATGATCACTGCATCACATAATCCTAAAGAATATAACGGTTACAAGGTTTATGGAGAAGATGGCGGTCAAATGGTTCCAGAAGCAGTTGATGCTGTGGTTAACGAACTGGCGAACATTACTGATATTTTTAATATCGCATTAGACGAAGACAACAAAAATGTACAAATTATTGATGATGAAATTGATAATAAATATTTGAAGAAGATGGAAACAGTGACGGTGAACGCTGACCTTGTTGCCAAAGAGGGTGCTTCGCTAAAGTTTGTTTATTCACCGCTACACGGAACAGGGCAATACATTGGTGAAAAAGCATTGCAGCAGGCAGGTTTCACAAATTACACAATTGTAAAAGAACAAGCTGTTATTGATGGTGATTTTCCAACGGTTAAAAAACCTAATCCGGAAGATGCTGCCGCGTTATCATTAGCTATTGAATATGCTAAGCGTGATGGGGCAGATGCTGTTGTAGCAACAGATCCTGACGCTGATCGTATGGGGGCTGCTGTTAAACTAGCGGATGGTACATTCCAAATTTTGACAGGAAATCAAATTGCCGCTGTGTTGGTTAACTACTTATTAACAGCTAAAAAAGACACAAACACTTTGCCAACTAATGGGTCGATTGTGACATCAATTGTATCGTCACGCTTTGCGTCAAAGGTTGCTGAAAGCTTTGGTGTTGAAACAGCTGATGTGTTAACTGGGTTTAAATATATTGCAGCTACAATTGATCAATTTGAGGAAACAAAATCCAATACATTTTTGTTTGGTTTTGAAGAAAGTTTTGGCTACTTGGTCAAGCCATTCTCTCATGATAAAGATGCCATTCAAGCATTGGTATTATTTGCAGAGGTAGCTGCATACTACAAGTCACAAGGGAAGACTTTCGCAGATGGATTGTATGAATTATTTGAGAAATTTGGATACTTTGAAGAGAAAACAATTAGCTTAGATTTCCCAGGAATTCATGGCAATGATGAAATGGCGGCAATTATAGCTGGCTTTCGTGATAACCAACCCGCTGAAATTGGCGGAGTAAAAGTTGCACGCGTGCAAGACTTTTCAACCTCGGTCGAAACAAGCAAAGATGGATCAACGGCTAAGTTATCTCAACCAAAAGCAAATGTGTTAAAGTATTGGTTGGATGATGGTTCTTGGGTGGCCTTACGACCATCAGGCACAGAACCTAAGCTAAAGTTCTACATTGGGGTTGAATCTGAGTCACAACAAGAATCACAAGCTAAAATTGATATTATTTCCGCCGATTTAATGAAGCGCGCAAAATAA
- a CDS encoding VOC family protein, which translates to MAFADYYSGLQHVGIPSSSLEQSEAFWTKLGFKKTGDFPAGNVIFMQRENLVIETWSGDEVAGKPGAINHISMDTTDADAAFDAAKAEGFTLIDSEVQHLPFWDKGIKFFNLQGPDGVIVEFCEIVK; encoded by the coding sequence ATGGCTTTTGCTGATTATTACTCAGGTTTACAACACGTTGGTATTCCATCATCTTCACTAGAACAATCTGAAGCATTTTGGACCAAATTAGGTTTTAAAAAGACTGGTGATTTTCCTGCCGGAAATGTCATTTTTATGCAACGTGAAAATCTAGTGATCGAAACATGGAGTGGTGACGAAGTTGCTGGTAAGCCAGGAGCTATTAACCATATTTCAATGGACACTACTGATGCTGATGCCGCTTTTGATGCCGCTAAGGCTGAAGGCTTCACTCTGATTGATTCAGAAGTACAACATTTACCATTTTGGGATAAAGGAATCAAGTTCTTTAATCTTCAAGGACCTGATGGCGTTATCGTAGAATTCTGTGAAATCGTTAAATAA
- a CDS encoding LacI family DNA-binding transcriptional regulator — protein MVAKLSDVAALAGVSVTTVSRVINSYGSLSQKTIDKVHAAMRELHYQPNAMARSLQGKSSQFIGLILPNMENPFFTALANEIEQLLFLKGYKVIIAVSANNVEKEQQYLQMLAANQVEGIITSSHNLDIEEYQNTYLPIVSYDRYLSDDIPIVSEDNEEGGYLAGKYLLSTGARRLLILSDDDGSKSPTHIRYDGFLRATKDSSAKVFQENFNLEGFASKEDLDKMINYVIKDDIDGVFAYNDVGAIQLQNALRKIGKRVPEDVKIIGYDGTPIVRQLHPDLPTVVQPVKQAAKVLIDVLFAVIENPGEKPQNNELLGVELFQPE, from the coding sequence ATGGTTGCAAAATTAAGTGATGTCGCAGCGCTAGCTGGTGTTTCTGTGACAACAGTATCACGTGTTATTAACAGCTATGGTTCTTTGAGCCAAAAAACAATTGATAAGGTCCATGCTGCAATGCGTGAACTACATTATCAACCAAATGCAATGGCACGTTCATTACAAGGTAAATCATCACAATTTATAGGTTTGATTCTACCTAATATGGAAAACCCATTTTTTACTGCACTAGCCAATGAAATCGAACAGTTATTGTTCTTAAAAGGTTATAAAGTTATTATTGCAGTATCAGCAAATAATGTTGAAAAAGAGCAGCAATACTTGCAAATGCTCGCTGCTAATCAAGTTGAAGGTATAATAACTTCTTCACACAATCTAGATATTGAAGAGTACCAGAATACTTATTTACCGATTGTCTCTTATGATCGATATCTATCAGATGATATTCCTATCGTTTCTGAAGACAATGAGGAAGGAGGCTATCTTGCTGGTAAGTACTTGCTTTCAACAGGTGCTCGACGCCTATTAATACTGAGCGATGATGATGGCTCGAAATCACCTACACATATTCGCTATGATGGTTTTTTGAGAGCGACAAAAGATTCTTCAGCCAAGGTGTTCCAAGAAAACTTTAACTTGGAAGGGTTTGCTTCCAAAGAAGATCTCGATAAAATGATTAACTACGTTATAAAAGACGATATTGATGGTGTTTTTGCTTACAATGATGTTGGTGCAATTCAATTACAAAACGCACTTAGAAAAATCGGCAAACGTGTTCCAGAAGATGTAAAAATTATAGGTTACGATGGTACACCAATCGTTCGTCAGCTACACCCTGATTTGCCAACAGTCGTACAACCAGTGAAGCAGGCGGCGAAAGTTTTGATTGACGTATTGTTTGCGGTGATAGAAAATCCTGGAGAAAAGCCACAAAATAATGAATTACTTGGTGTTGAGTTATTTCAACCCGAGTAA
- a CDS encoding YslB family protein — translation MDINDYDKILQTNFQVNSFALSLLRDGLLKNLLQEDYPHILYWAGKEIARQFPTDTLSTVKEFFANAAFGDLEIKSQNSKNQRWELTGDLVRQRLALNKNADFSLEAGFLAQQLEVQTGAIAEANFKYLKKNEGVSFEVITDLSETVNVDDLRQRAAARDSFLDRTHATTEKATVVEVRDNDDISREQSITDSLLAFKFDETVMPTEESSGLSALSGEEIDPFNVPTSTENSQSPFK, via the coding sequence ATGGATATCAACGATTACGATAAAATTTTACAAACAAACTTTCAAGTAAACAGTTTTGCACTCAGTTTGCTACGGGACGGTCTCTTAAAGAATTTACTTCAAGAAGACTATCCGCATATTTTATACTGGGCCGGTAAAGAAATTGCACGTCAGTTTCCAACTGACACACTGTCGACAGTAAAAGAGTTTTTTGCCAACGCTGCCTTTGGTGATTTAGAAATTAAATCACAAAATAGCAAGAACCAACGTTGGGAATTAACTGGCGATTTAGTGCGACAACGTCTTGCGTTAAATAAAAATGCTGATTTTAGTTTAGAGGCCGGCTTTTTAGCACAACAGCTTGAAGTACAAACTGGTGCCATTGCAGAAGCCAATTTCAAGTATTTGAAGAAAAACGAAGGCGTTTCTTTTGAAGTAATCACTGACCTATCTGAAACGGTTAATGTTGATGATCTTAGGCAACGTGCAGCTGCACGAGATTCTTTCTTAGATCGAACACATGCTACAACAGAAAAAGCTACCGTTGTGGAAGTACGCGATAACGACGATATTTCACGTGAACAGTCTATCACAGACTCCTTGTTAGCTTTTAAGTTTGATGAAACCGTCATGCCTACAGAAGAAAGTTCTGGGTTAAGTGCTTTATCTGGTGAAGAAATTGATCCATTTAATGTGCCAACATCTACAGAAAACTCACAGTCCCCTTTTAAATAA
- a CDS encoding DedA family protein, with protein sequence MFINILATMPEWITHLIGSDTEFSISTFIVMFLLIFVETAGILTGFIPGDAILITVGGLAGTHHNIFELGLVILVFAVASFLGDGVNYWFGAYITKQFGKIPIIKKHVHGELVEQIAGNFHPKRWLLFIVLGRFLPFIRVAVPLLAHRLGLAFLNYLRMSAFASFLWSLVMVSIGYFIGHLEIPRRISIALIIIMAVVFIVILRSPKCRQRIIQLFIRK encoded by the coding sequence ATGTTTATAAATATATTAGCAACGATGCCAGAGTGGATTACCCATCTAATTGGAAGCGACACTGAATTTTCTATATCAACTTTCATTGTGATGTTTTTACTAATCTTTGTTGAAACGGCAGGTATTCTAACAGGATTTATTCCTGGAGATGCTATTTTGATTACAGTCGGAGGCTTGGCAGGGACACATCACAATATTTTTGAATTGGGGCTAGTTATTTTAGTTTTTGCCGTTGCGTCCTTTTTGGGGGATGGTGTTAATTACTGGTTTGGCGCCTATATTACAAAGCAATTTGGTAAAATTCCAATTATTAAAAAACATGTACATGGTGAGTTAGTTGAACAAATCGCAGGCAATTTTCATCCAAAACGCTGGTTGTTATTTATTGTCTTGGGACGTTTTTTACCTTTTATTCGTGTTGCGGTACCACTATTAGCTCACCGTTTAGGGTTAGCATTTTTAAATTACTTACGGATGTCAGCCTTTGCTAGTTTTCTGTGGTCACTAGTCATGGTTTCAATAGGTTATTTTATTGGTCATCTTGAAATTCCAAGACGAATTTCAATTGCCTTAATCATTATAATGGCTGTAGTATTTATAGTGATTTTACGCAGTCCTAAATGTCGGCAACGCATTATTCAATTGTTTATTCGAAAATAA
- the rplS gene encoding 50S ribosomal protein L19, with amino-acid sequence MRQNTILENVTSAQLRTDIPAFRAGDTVKVYAKIVEGSRERVQLFEGVVIKRKGAGIQATYTVRKISSGVGVERTFPLHSPRVEKIEVTRFGQVRRAKLYYLRALQGKAARIKERRRDV; translated from the coding sequence ATGCGTCAAAATACTATTTTAGAAAACGTTACATCAGCACAATTACGTACTGACATTCCTGCTTTCCGTGCAGGAGACACTGTTAAGGTGTATGCCAAGATCGTTGAAGGTTCACGTGAACGTGTTCAGTTGTTTGAAGGTGTTGTTATTAAGCGCAAGGGCGCTGGCATCCAAGCAACTTATACAGTTCGTAAGATTTCTTCAGGTGTTGGTGTGGAACGTACATTCCCATTACACTCACCACGTGTTGAAAAGATTGAAGTTACTCGCTTTGGTCAAGTACGCCGTGCAAAGTTGTACTACTTGCGTGCTTTGCAAGGTAAGGCAGCTCGTATTAAAGAACGTCGTCGCGACGTTTAA
- a CDS encoding zinc-dependent alcohol dehydrogenase family protein, with amino-acid sequence MEALVLTGTKKLEVKDIDRPKVLPNEVLIHTAFAGICGTDHALYAGLPGSADAVPPIVLGHENSGVVAEIGSAVTNVKVGDRVTVDPNIYCGQCKYCRTARPELCENLSAVGVTRDGGFEEFFTAPASVVYPIPDNVSLKSAAVVEPISCAVHGIQLLKVTPYQKALVIGDGFMGELFVQILQAYGIHQVDLAGIVDEKLAMNKEKFGVKNTYNTMKGDKIPEGEYDVIIEAVGLPQTQEAAIEASARGAQVLMFGVGGPDAKFQMNTYEVFQKQLTIQGSFINPNAFEDSLALLSSGKLNVEALMSHELDYKTVDDFVNGKLGVVSKAVVKVGGEEA; translated from the coding sequence ATGGAAGCACTTGTTCTAACCGGAACTAAGAAATTAGAAGTAAAGGACATTGACCGTCCAAAGGTTTTGCCAAATGAAGTTTTGATTCACACAGCGTTTGCTGGTATTTGTGGAACTGATCACGCACTATACGCTGGTTTGCCAGGTTCAGCTGATGCTGTTCCTCCAATCGTTCTTGGTCATGAGAACTCAGGTGTTGTTGCAGAAATCGGTTCTGCTGTTACTAACGTTAAAGTTGGTGACCGCGTAACTGTTGACCCTAACATTTATTGTGGACAATGCAAGTACTGCCGTACTGCACGCCCTGAATTATGCGAAAACTTGTCAGCTGTTGGTGTGACACGTGATGGTGGCTTTGAAGAATTCTTCACTGCACCTGCATCTGTTGTTTATCCAATTCCTGATAACGTTTCATTAAAGTCAGCTGCTGTTGTTGAACCAATTTCATGTGCCGTTCACGGTATTCAATTGTTGAAGGTTACCCCTTACCAAAAGGCTTTGGTAATTGGTGATGGATTCATGGGCGAATTATTCGTTCAAATCTTGCAAGCATATGGTATTCACCAAGTTGACTTAGCTGGTATTGTTGACGAAAAGTTGGCAATGAACAAAGAAAAGTTTGGCGTAAAGAACACGTACAACACAATGAAGGGTGACAAGATCCCTGAAGGTGAATATGATGTCATTATTGAAGCCGTTGGTCTACCACAAACACAAGAAGCTGCTATTGAAGCATCAGCTCGTGGCGCTCAAGTATTGATGTTTGGTGTTGGTGGTCCTGACGCCAAGTTCCAAATGAACACTTATGAAGTATTCCAAAAGCAGTTAACTATTCAAGGTTCATTTATCAACCCTAACGCCTTTGAAGATTCACTGGCTCTGCTATCATCTGGTAAGTTGAATGTTGAAGCATTGATGTCACACGAATTAGACTATAAGACTGTTGACGACTTTGTTAACGGTAAGTTAGGTGTCGTATCTAAGGCTGTTGTGAAGGTTGGCGGCGAAGAGGCATAA